A window from Microcoleus sp. FACHB-831 encodes these proteins:
- a CDS encoding ABC transporter ATP-binding protein gives MIEVENLSKIYGSTPAIEDVTFSVEPGEIVGFLGPNGAGKTTTMRILAGYLPATRGTARIAGYDVHENSMEVRRRIGYLPEIPPLYPDMTVEGFLDFVAQIKGVKGRDRKSRVNDAMERCNITDKRKVIIRKLSKGYKQRVGIAQAIVHDPPAIILDEPTIGLDPRQIIEVRNLIKSLAGTHTIILSTHILPEVSMTCNRVAIINRGKVVATNTIENLMAQLAGGSGYEIDVEGDIEQVQQLIKILPGVRLVEPIGEASDLSENNRCQIRVISEPGAEPGRDISAVLVGAGLVLYEMRRTKASLEDVFLELTTEEKIPEPLALPGQGFGGTEIPVDTTDNNEQKVDS, from the coding sequence ATGATTGAAGTTGAGAATTTAAGCAAAATTTATGGCTCCACGCCAGCCATTGAGGATGTTACATTCTCTGTAGAGCCAGGGGAAATTGTGGGATTCCTCGGCCCCAACGGAGCTGGTAAAACAACAACCATGCGGATATTGGCGGGGTATTTACCCGCCACCAGGGGAACGGCGAGAATTGCCGGGTATGACGTGCATGAAAATTCGATGGAAGTGAGGCGGCGGATTGGGTATTTACCAGAGATACCGCCTTTATATCCAGACATGACCGTTGAGGGATTTTTGGATTTTGTGGCGCAGATCAAGGGAGTTAAAGGGCGCGATCGCAAATCTAGGGTAAACGATGCAATGGAGCGCTGCAATATAACAGACAAGCGCAAAGTAATAATCCGCAAGCTGTCTAAAGGATATAAACAGCGAGTTGGCATTGCTCAAGCAATAGTCCACGACCCACCCGCGATCATTTTAGATGAACCCACCATTGGCCTTGACCCCAGGCAAATCATAGAAGTACGCAACTTAATTAAAAGCCTCGCTGGTACTCACACCATCATCCTCTCGACCCATATTTTGCCAGAAGTCAGCATGACCTGTAACCGCGTAGCAATTATCAATCGTGGCAAGGTTGTGGCGACGAACACCATAGAAAACTTGATGGCGCAGTTAGCTGGTGGTTCGGGTTATGAAATAGATGTAGAGGGAGACATCGAACAAGTGCAACAGTTGATCAAGATTTTGCCAGGAGTGCGACTGGTAGAACCAATTGGAGAAGCGTCAGATTTATCCGAAAATAATAGATGTCAGATCCGCGTCATCTCCGAACCTGGTGCGGAACCGGGACGCGATATTTCGGCTGTATTAGTTGGCGCAGGATTGGTATTGTATGAAATGCGACGCACTAAGGCTAGCCTTGAGGATGTGTTTTTAGAACTGACAACCGAAGAAAAGATACCGGAGCCATTAGCGCTTCCCGGCCAGGGATTTGGGGGAACAGAAATTCCCGTAGATACAACAGACAATAACGAACAAAAAGTTGATAGCTGA
- a CDS encoding S-layer homology domain-containing protein yields the protein MAPSTLYVNATTGKDSGTGTQSAPLKTIARALQLITSGTRIQLAAGTYSTASGEVFPLVIPAGVVVVGNESTKGKGIAIAGGGAYASPTLGNQNIALRLDANSQLRGVTVTNSAPQGTGVWIEAGNPTLANNTFTGCGLGGVFATGTAKPIILDNLFVQNDTRGLYLGRNAKGEVRRNVVERSGNGMAISDRSAPLIADNKIFANTAGIVLSNDARPVLRRNLIEKNSQAGLIVKDNARPALGSNQDPAGNILRDNGSVDLQNATNFKLVSSGNQLNPARVQGQMEFVAAIVPQRPLGPAQFSDVAGYWAEVFIQGLVTRGLISGFPDGSFKPEANITRAEYAAIIAKTFKLPPQAGRTGVFKDVPTNFWAAPAIRSSAQMGFISGFPDGTFRPGQNLTRIQAIVSLVSGLGWSGGNTNLVSIYRDRAQIPSYATNAAATATQKRLIVNYPQVDQLEPMRDITRASVAALIYQALVATGQASAINSPYIVNPDPSAPSFTDIQQHWSEPFVRGLATQDLIGGFADGSFKPDEQLNRAAYAALLVKAFNPPPKRPAIEFSDVPPDFWAYKAIQQATMGGFMSGYPDGKFRPTQNLLRLQLIVSLANGLGLPAGDEKILTRYDDYLAIPASVRSSVASATQKGININYSGMEQINPTREVTRGEAAAMVYQALVTAGRLPAIKSPYVVIERSVANARSH from the coding sequence ATGGCTCCATCAACCTTATATGTCAACGCAACAACTGGCAAGGATAGTGGCACAGGCACTCAATCTGCCCCATTGAAGACGATTGCTAGGGCGCTGCAACTAATTACCTCTGGAACTAGAATTCAACTGGCTGCTGGCACTTACAGCACCGCCAGCGGTGAGGTGTTTCCCCTGGTTATTCCTGCTGGCGTTGTGGTGGTGGGCAATGAAAGCACTAAAGGCAAGGGGATTGCGATCGCAGGTGGTGGAGCATACGCCAGTCCCACTCTTGGCAACCAAAATATCGCTCTGCGGTTAGATGCCAATTCCCAATTGCGCGGGGTCACAGTAACGAATTCTGCCCCACAGGGAACGGGAGTCTGGATTGAAGCGGGAAACCCTACGCTAGCTAACAATACTTTCACGGGTTGCGGTCTAGGCGGCGTTTTTGCGACGGGAACGGCAAAACCAATTATTCTTGATAATCTGTTTGTTCAAAATGACACGCGCGGTTTGTACTTGGGACGCAACGCCAAAGGCGAAGTGCGCCGAAATGTTGTAGAGAGATCCGGCAATGGCATGGCGATAAGCGATCGCTCTGCTCCCTTAATTGCTGATAACAAAATTTTTGCCAATACCGCTGGAATCGTTCTCTCTAACGATGCGCGTCCTGTTTTGCGCCGCAATCTTATAGAAAAAAACTCACAAGCTGGTTTAATTGTCAAGGATAACGCCAGACCAGCTTTGGGCAGCAACCAAGACCCCGCGGGGAACATCCTGCGCGATAATGGTTCAGTCGATTTACAAAATGCTACAAACTTTAAGCTAGTTTCCTCTGGAAATCAGCTTAATCCGGCACGAGTGCAAGGCCAGATGGAATTTGTTGCAGCTATTGTTCCCCAACGTCCTCTCGGCCCTGCACAATTTAGCGATGTTGCTGGTTATTGGGCGGAGGTGTTTATTCAGGGATTGGTTACAAGAGGTCTAATTAGTGGCTTCCCCGATGGCAGCTTTAAGCCAGAAGCTAATATTACTAGAGCTGAGTATGCGGCAATTATTGCCAAAACTTTTAAATTGCCCCCACAGGCGGGACGGACTGGGGTTTTCAAGGATGTGCCAACCAATTTTTGGGCGGCGCCAGCAATTCGCTCTTCAGCACAAATGGGGTTTATTTCTGGGTTTCCCGATGGCACGTTTCGACCGGGGCAAAATCTTACTCGCATCCAGGCGATTGTATCCTTGGTGAGCGGTTTGGGATGGAGTGGAGGAAATACTAATTTGGTGAGTATATATCGCGATCGCGCCCAAATTCCCAGCTATGCCACAAATGCCGCCGCAACCGCCACGCAAAAACGTCTGATTGTGAACTATCCCCAAGTTGACCAACTCGAACCGATGCGCGATATTACCCGCGCCTCCGTTGCAGCACTAATCTACCAAGCATTAGTCGCAACGGGACAAGCATCGGCAATTAATTCGCCCTACATTGTCAATCCCGACCCATCAGCCCCCAGTTTTACGGATATTCAGCAACACTGGTCAGAACCTTTTGTGCGCGGATTAGCAACCCAAGACTTAATCGGAGGATTTGCCGATGGTAGTTTTAAACCAGACGAGCAGTTAAATCGCGCAGCTTATGCCGCTTTGTTGGTAAAAGCCTTTAACCCGCCTCCCAAACGTCCAGCCATAGAATTCAGCGATGTCCCGCCTGATTTTTGGGCATATAAAGCGATTCAGCAAGCAACAATGGGCGGCTTTATGTCTGGATATCCCGACGGAAAATTCCGTCCAACCCAAAATCTGCTAAGACTTCAGTTGATAGTGTCCCTAGCCAATGGTTTGGGACTACCCGCCGGAGACGAAAAAATTTTAACCCGCTACGATGATTATTTGGCGATTCCCGCCTCTGTCCGCTCCAGTGTCGCTAGTGCAACACAAAAAGGAATAAATATCAACTATTCGGGTATGGAGCAAATAAATCCCACCCGCGAAGTCACAAGAGGCGAGGCAGCTGCTATGGTTTATCAGGCGTTAGTCACGGCAGGGCGATTGCCTGCCATTAAATCGCCTTATGTTGTTATTGAGCGAAGCGTTGCGAATGCGCGATCGCATTAA
- a CDS encoding Gldg family protein gives MKQIKNNWKYLTNLFWLGPILTIMGLTAGFISGIWNAITLGLLISGLVIIGLWLVYVVSSSNGFWGKRSTSVGTNAAIASLSVVVILALVNFLATRYTVRVDFTENQLYTLAPETQQLVRTLQQPVKVLVFDRNQDPANRELLENYRKYNSQFSFEFVDPDANPTLAQKFGVGASNAGEVYLESGEKRPLVQVVNPGDRISEAKLTLEIGKILSDRTDNIYFLQGHGEHPLEAVQGGISQALAALKEKNYIVQPLKLDERLEIPLNAAAIVIAGPKRALFEAEVSAIRDYLQRGGSVLLMVDPNINPGLDTLLQEWGVKLDNRLIVDASDNDRNFDLGPVTPLVTRYGQHPITKDFVEGFSFYPLARPVDVTPITGIDQSPLLITSDQSWGESNPDKTPLEFNPQSDRQGPLAIGVALSRTYPPQTASLEPTPSPTSSPSASPTTAASPSPTPTPSSLPPSSPSASPTAAPTPSPTPTLANPNQKLPVSRLVVLGNSDFATDNLFDKQLNGDVFINSISWLSKRDEQVLSIRPKEVKNRRINMSVQQSRSLAWTALIIMPLVGFITALVTWWRRR, from the coding sequence ATGAAACAAATCAAGAATAATTGGAAATATTTAACAAATCTGTTTTGGCTAGGCCCAATACTAACCATAATGGGTTTAACCGCTGGGTTTATCTCTGGCATTTGGAATGCTATAACCTTGGGGTTGCTGATTAGCGGGTTAGTAATAATTGGGTTGTGGCTGGTATATGTAGTCAGTTCGTCAAATGGATTTTGGGGAAAGCGGTCTACATCTGTGGGGACTAATGCCGCGATCGCCAGCCTCTCAGTTGTGGTAATTTTGGCTCTAGTTAACTTTCTGGCAACTCGCTATACAGTCCGCGTTGACTTCACTGAAAATCAACTGTATACGCTTGCGCCGGAAACGCAACAGCTAGTGCGGACTTTACAGCAGCCCGTTAAAGTTTTGGTATTTGACCGCAACCAAGACCCAGCCAATCGCGAATTGCTAGAAAATTACCGCAAATATAATTCCCAATTTAGTTTTGAGTTTGTTGACCCAGATGCAAACCCCACGCTGGCACAAAAGTTTGGCGTTGGCGCGTCAAATGCAGGTGAAGTTTATCTAGAATCTGGCGAGAAGCGACCGCTAGTGCAAGTGGTGAACCCAGGCGATCGCATATCTGAGGCAAAGTTAACTCTGGAAATAGGAAAAATACTCAGCGATCGCACTGACAACATATACTTCCTCCAAGGACACGGCGAACATCCCCTCGAAGCTGTCCAAGGTGGAATATCTCAGGCGTTGGCGGCGCTAAAGGAAAAAAATTACATCGTTCAACCGCTAAAGCTGGACGAACGCCTGGAAATTCCCCTAAATGCAGCAGCTATCGTCATCGCTGGGCCTAAACGGGCTTTATTTGAGGCAGAAGTTTCCGCTATTAGGGATTATCTCCAGCGCGGCGGTAGCGTGCTACTGATGGTAGATCCAAATATAAATCCCGGACTGGACACCCTGCTGCAAGAATGGGGCGTGAAGCTGGATAATCGTCTAATTGTTGACGCTTCTGATAACGATCGCAATTTCGATTTGGGGCCAGTGACTCCCCTAGTGACCCGCTACGGTCAGCATCCAATAACTAAAGATTTTGTTGAGGGATTTTCCTTCTATCCCCTAGCGCGACCAGTGGATGTGACGCCGATAACTGGTATCGATCAATCACCTTTGCTGATTACCAGCGACCAGAGTTGGGGGGAGAGCAACCCAGACAAGACACCGCTGGAGTTTAATCCACAAAGCGATCGCCAAGGGCCTCTTGCTATAGGTGTCGCCCTCAGCCGCACGTATCCCCCCCAAACTGCGTCTTTAGAACCCACGCCGTCGCCAACAAGCAGCCCTTCCGCCTCGCCTACAACAGCAGCATCGCCCTCTCCGACACCGACGCCCAGCAGTTTACCCCCTTCGTCGCCTAGTGCTAGTCCGACGGCTGCACCAACGCCATCCCCGACACCAACACTTGCAAATCCTAACCAGAAACTACCCGTGTCGCGCTTGGTAGTCTTGGGCAATTCTGACTTTGCTACTGATAATCTATTTGACAAACAGCTAAATGGAGATGTGTTTATTAACTCCATCTCCTGGTTGAGCAAACGGGATGAGCAGGTTCTTTCTATCCGCCCCAAGGAAGTAAAAAATCGCCGCATCAATATGTCAGTTCAGCAATCAAGAAGCCTCGCTTGGACTGCTCTGATTATCATGCCCTTGGTTGGCTTTATTACAGCTTTGGTTACGTGGTGGCGTCGGCGTTAA
- a CDS encoding methyltransferase domain-containing protein: protein MVSVNDSNYWEQQYQELTTRWDLGFAAPPIVGLLESSLAPLPGRVAVLGCGRGYEALLFASYGFEAIGFDFSPSAIAQAKSLAKETGSTARFVESNIFDLISDFSTYFDYVVEHTCFCAILPSQRPSYVQLVRSLLKPQGEIIGLFFTHNRPGGPPFGSTPSEIRQYFEADFEILSLEPVTNSIPQRAGEEHLGRFRLK, encoded by the coding sequence ATGGTATCTGTGAATGATTCTAACTATTGGGAACAACAATATCAGGAACTCACAACGCGCTGGGATTTGGGCTTTGCTGCGCCGCCCATCGTCGGCTTGCTAGAGTCATCGCTGGCACCCTTACCGGGTCGCGTTGCGGTTCTCGGTTGCGGTCGCGGTTATGAAGCCTTGCTGTTTGCAAGCTATGGATTTGAGGCAATCGGGTTTGATTTTTCCCCTTCTGCGATCGCGCAGGCAAAATCTCTGGCTAAAGAAACCGGTAGTACCGCTCGTTTCGTCGAAAGCAATATTTTTGATTTAATAAGTGATTTTTCTACTTATTTTGACTATGTGGTAGAGCATACTTGCTTTTGCGCTATTCTCCCCTCTCAACGACCATCTTACGTGCAATTAGTCCGCTCGTTGTTAAAACCCCAAGGAGAAATAATTGGCTTGTTTTTTACTCACAATCGACCGGGTGGCCCTCCTTTTGGCTCCACCCCTAGTGAGATTCGCCAATACTTTGAGGCAGATTTTGAAATTCTTTCTCTAGAACCAGTAACTAATTCCATCCCGCAACGTGCAGGTGAGGAGCATTTAGGTCGTTTTCGCCTCAAGTGA
- a CDS encoding ABC transporter permease, whose protein sequence is MLIAISNIVAIYRKELQGYFASPLAYVVAGVFWLLSGYFFVAILLGQDGLIQQAAFSDVQGQPSGETQSFDVPYVFLQIFLGVMGTLALFVLPILSMGLYSEERKRGTLELLATSPVTNWAVAVGKLLGVLTFFITMIVPLLAYEAIAFSASTPPIRPEVPLLGHLALILLAAAVLSLGMFISSLTESSIIAAVFTFALMLFLWVIDLVGKNIGGFLGDALGHLSLLKHYNNLVLGVVDTSSLIVLASYIFLGVFLTAQSIDALRFQRS, encoded by the coding sequence ATGTTAATTGCGATTAGTAACATTGTGGCGATTTACCGCAAGGAATTACAGGGTTATTTTGCTTCGCCATTAGCATATGTGGTGGCTGGAGTTTTCTGGCTCTTATCTGGATACTTTTTTGTGGCAATTCTATTAGGACAGGATGGCCTAATTCAGCAAGCAGCTTTCAGCGATGTCCAAGGACAACCAAGCGGGGAAACACAGTCTTTTGATGTCCCTTACGTGTTCCTACAAATATTTTTAGGCGTAATGGGAACGCTGGCTTTGTTCGTGCTGCCAATTTTATCGATGGGGCTTTATTCCGAGGAACGCAAGCGGGGGACTTTGGAATTATTAGCGACATCGCCAGTTACCAACTGGGCGGTAGCTGTGGGTAAATTATTGGGAGTGCTGACGTTTTTTATCACAATGATAGTGCCGTTGCTAGCGTATGAAGCGATCGCGTTTAGTGCATCAACTCCACCCATCCGCCCGGAAGTGCCCTTATTGGGTCATCTGGCCTTAATTTTACTGGCGGCGGCTGTTTTATCGCTGGGAATGTTTATCTCTTCACTCACCGAAAGTTCGATTATCGCGGCGGTTTTCACCTTCGCGCTAATGTTGTTTCTCTGGGTAATCGATTTAGTGGGAAAAAATATAGGCGGCTTTTTGGGAGATGCTTTAGGGCATCTATCTTTGCTGAAACACTACAATAACTTGGTGCTAGGCGTTGTGGATACGAGCAGCCTGATTGTATTGGCCAGTTATATATTTTTAGGCGTGTTCCTAACTGCTCAATCAATTGATGCGTTGCGCTTTCAGCGTTCTTAA
- a CDS encoding DUF4340 domain-containing protein: protein MKLQRTTLILILLALGLGGFVYFYEIQGAAQREAAQAKQNKIFSFEEDQIQSLIVRSEETTLRFERADGKAADKSKLSRWQMKEPSDEPASDAVVSYLLDLLAKGKSDRTLSVPANQIQEYGLDKPLATVEVSLKNQQNYKLVLGKPNFNRSFYYAQTNPPAIAPQKLDVLLVPIDFENAVKRPLSEWKQVKEEVPDTSITSPSPTASPSPSPTPSGKATPGNSPPASPIPSPAKSDKVTPSKLDKASPTPSPAKSDKASPTPSPIKSDKAKPSKLDKASPTPSPAKSDKATPSKLDKASPTPSP, encoded by the coding sequence ATGAAATTGCAGCGAACAACTCTAATTCTGATACTTTTGGCACTGGGTTTGGGTGGTTTCGTTTATTTCTATGAGATTCAGGGTGCTGCTCAACGCGAAGCGGCGCAAGCTAAGCAGAATAAAATCTTTTCTTTTGAAGAAGATCAGATTCAATCTTTGATAGTTAGAAGCGAGGAGACGACGTTAAGATTTGAGCGTGCTGATGGGAAAGCTGCTGATAAGTCGAAGCTGTCTCGATGGCAAATGAAGGAGCCAAGTGACGAACCAGCTAGCGATGCAGTAGTGTCTTATTTGCTGGATTTACTGGCGAAGGGAAAGAGCGATCGCACTCTTTCTGTTCCTGCTAATCAAATTCAGGAATATGGTCTAGACAAACCTCTAGCTACTGTAGAAGTATCGCTGAAAAATCAGCAAAATTATAAGCTAGTTTTGGGTAAGCCTAACTTCAACCGCAGTTTCTATTATGCTCAGACGAATCCACCCGCGATCGCGCCTCAAAAACTAGACGTGCTTTTAGTTCCGATAGATTTTGAGAATGCTGTGAAGCGCCCTTTATCAGAATGGAAACAAGTTAAAGAAGAAGTTCCCGATACCTCAATAACTTCGCCATCACCCACCGCCAGTCCTTCGCCATCACCCACTCCGTCTGGTAAAGCTACGCCAGGAAATTCACCCCCGGCGAGTCCAATTCCATCGCCTGCTAAGTCGGATAAAGTTACGCCATCTAAATTAGATAAAGCGAGTCCCACTCCATCGCCTGCTAAGTCGGATAAAGCGAGTCCCACTCCATCGCCTATTAAGTCGGATAAAGCTAAACCGTCTAAATTAGATAAAGCTAGCCCGACTCCATCGCCTGCTAAGTCGGATAAAGCTACGCCGTCTAAATTAGATAAAGCTAGTCCAACTCCATCACCATAA
- a CDS encoding phycobiliprotein lyase, protein MDIQEFFQQSAGNWSSQRTSHHLAFRQAESGKSEIKIEMLPKDDPEVIKLCEQYEIDPALAWGAARVTWDGTMEWDKEKHAGSTILVPIPDADKPNEGKLLRDVGYAEKASVAGRYIMGSDDAMTLITDYETMYSEERIWFASPNLRLRTSILKRFGGFSMASFCSEIRMGGTQTPAKATDAAASV, encoded by the coding sequence ATGGATATTCAAGAGTTTTTTCAGCAGAGCGCTGGCAACTGGTCTTCACAACGCACCAGTCACCATCTGGCTTTTAGACAAGCCGAAAGCGGTAAGTCAGAAATCAAGATTGAGATGCTCCCTAAAGACGATCCAGAAGTAATCAAGCTGTGCGAGCAATACGAAATCGACCCAGCCTTAGCTTGGGGGGCAGCTCGCGTCACTTGGGACGGCACAATGGAATGGGATAAAGAAAAACACGCTGGTTCCACCATTCTCGTCCCCATCCCAGATGCTGATAAACCCAACGAAGGCAAGTTACTGCGGGACGTTGGCTATGCCGAAAAAGCCTCTGTTGCGGGTCGGTACATAATGGGCAGCGATGATGCAATGACCCTGATTACCGACTACGAAACCATGTACTCGGAAGAGCGCATTTGGTTTGCCAGCCCAAACCTGCGGCTACGCACCAGCATTTTAAAGCGATTTGGCGGCTTTAGCATGGCGTCTTTCTGCTCAGAGATTCGCATGGGCGGCACTCAGACACCCGCAAAGGCAACCGATGCCGCTGCCAGTGTTTGA
- a CDS encoding calcium-binding protein: MSRIHGTPGNDCINATPGDDVILGYAGDDKLIGRCGNDLIHGGQGNDTIEGGEGDDSLFGEAGEDYLVGGAGRDRLFGGNGNDILVGGEGNDRLNGGAGNDLYVYCPRDGFDIIEDESGIDVLHLQGIFSDDVEVNFVIGGWLCVYYRGQPIVKMRGLEYIQTEDGRFSVVRWLMAS; the protein is encoded by the coding sequence ATGTCAAGAATTCACGGTACTCCCGGCAATGATTGTATAAACGCCACCCCAGGCGATGATGTTATTCTCGGCTATGCAGGCGATGATAAGCTGATCGGTCGCTGTGGGAATGACCTTATTCACGGCGGTCAAGGCAATGACACCATCGAAGGGGGAGAAGGCGACGACTCTCTGTTCGGCGAAGCTGGGGAAGATTATTTAGTAGGTGGAGCGGGACGCGATCGCTTATTCGGCGGCAACGGTAATGATATCTTGGTTGGCGGCGAAGGTAACGATCGCCTCAACGGGGGCGCTGGCAATGACCTATACGTTTACTGTCCCCGTGATGGCTTTGACATAATTGAGGACGAATCCGGAATTGATGTGCTACACCTACAGGGCATCTTTTCTGATGATGTCGAGGTCAATTTTGTCATCGGTGGTTGGCTGTGTGTATACTATCGCGGCCAGCCCATCGTTAAAATGCGGGGTTTGGAGTATATCCAAACTGAAGACGGGCGCTTTTCCGTCGTTCGATGGCTGATGGCTAGCTGA
- a CDS encoding HEAT repeat domain-containing protein, translating to MNHTSLDQISTQLDSSNSRDRMLALAGLRNFPAVDAVPLIKKVLDDENLQIRSMAVFALGIKQTDECYAILVKLLENDPDYGIRADAAGALGYLADGRAFEPLARAFYEDTDWLVRFSAAVSLGNLKDIRAYDVLVQALDCEEVVLQQAAIAALGEIKAIESVDKILRFAQSEDWLVRQRLAEALGHLPSEKSISALKYLEKDAHTQVSQAATISLQRLSESNNQ from the coding sequence ATGAATCATACGAGCCTAGATCAAATATCCACTCAGCTAGACAGCAGCAACTCGCGCGATCGCATGTTGGCGCTTGCCGGACTGCGGAACTTCCCAGCAGTAGATGCAGTACCGTTGATTAAAAAGGTTTTAGATGACGAAAACCTGCAAATACGGTCAATGGCAGTCTTTGCGCTGGGGATAAAACAGACCGATGAATGCTATGCGATTCTCGTGAAATTGCTCGAAAATGACCCAGATTACGGCATTCGTGCTGATGCTGCTGGTGCATTGGGTTATCTAGCTGATGGGAGAGCATTTGAACCCCTAGCGCGGGCATTTTACGAAGATACAGACTGGCTCGTGCGTTTCAGCGCCGCCGTTAGCTTGGGCAACTTGAAAGATATCCGCGCCTACGACGTCTTAGTTCAAGCTTTAGATTGCGAAGAAGTGGTGTTGCAACAGGCAGCGATCGCCGCTTTAGGAGAAATCAAAGCTATAGAATCTGTCGATAAAATTCTTCGCTTTGCTCAGTCAGAAGATTGGCTTGTACGTCAGCGTTTAGCAGAAGCTTTGGGTCATCTTCCCAGCGAAAAGAGCATCTCAGCTCTAAAATATCTGGAAAAAGACGCTCATACCCAAGTTTCTCAAGCTGCCACCATCTCGCTCCAGCGCTTGTCTGAAAGCAACAACCAATAA